Proteins from a single region of Paraburkholderia sp. PGU19:
- a CDS encoding choline ABC transporter substrate-binding protein, whose amino-acid sequence MLAACGIALTGSSHAAEPQSCTQVRMADPGWTDIDATNAVTGVLLKALGYQQNVSNLSVPITYQGLKKGQIDVFLGNWMPAQGPLVKPFVDERSIDVLHANLTNAKFTLAVPDYVAAAGVHSFADLVKHADQFNGKIYGIEPGAPANQNIKKMISDKAFGLGDWKIVESSETGMLTQVERAVRDKQWIVFLAWEPHLMNTKFHLTYLSGGDAYFGPNYGGATVNTVTRAGFSGQCTNLARLFQQLTFNVDLENQIITNVLQNKVDINTAALNALKGNPALLNTWLKGVTTTNGGDGLQAVQAQLGIH is encoded by the coding sequence ATGCTTGCTGCATGCGGCATTGCTTTGACAGGATCGTCGCATGCAGCAGAGCCTCAAAGCTGCACGCAGGTCCGGATGGCCGACCCCGGCTGGACCGATATCGATGCGACCAACGCAGTCACGGGCGTGCTGTTGAAGGCGCTCGGCTATCAGCAGAACGTTTCGAACCTGTCGGTGCCGATCACGTATCAGGGCCTGAAAAAAGGGCAAATCGACGTGTTTCTCGGCAACTGGATGCCCGCGCAAGGTCCGCTCGTCAAGCCGTTCGTCGATGAACGTTCGATCGACGTGCTACATGCGAATCTGACCAATGCGAAATTCACGCTTGCCGTTCCCGACTATGTCGCCGCTGCAGGCGTGCATTCATTCGCCGATCTCGTCAAGCACGCCGACCAGTTCAACGGGAAGATCTATGGTATCGAGCCAGGTGCGCCCGCCAATCAGAACATCAAGAAGATGATTTCCGATAAGGCATTTGGTCTCGGCGACTGGAAGATTGTCGAATCGAGTGAAACGGGGATGCTGACACAGGTCGAGCGCGCGGTGCGAGACAAGCAATGGATCGTGTTTCTCGCGTGGGAACCGCATCTGATGAACACGAAATTCCATTTGACCTATCTGTCGGGCGGTGACGCGTATTTCGGCCCGAACTACGGCGGCGCAACGGTGAATACGGTCACGCGTGCAGGTTTTTCCGGCCAATGCACGAATCTCGCCAGGCTCTTCCAGCAATTGACATTCAATGTCGATCTGGAAAACCAGATCATCACAAATGTGCTGCAAAACAAGGTGGATATCAATACAGCGGCGTTGAATGCGCTGAAAGGCAATCCCGCTTTGTTAAATACGTGGCTCAAAGGCGTGACGACCACGAATGGCGGCGACGGATTGCAGGCTGTGCAGGCGCAACTCGGCATTCATTGA
- a CDS encoding porin produces MKKLNAAALTGVALALAGMSNASHAQSSVTLYGIIDAGITWVNNTGGSHVVKFDDGISYGNRFGIKGTEDLGGGLQAVFTLESGFHLGNGQLGFGSALFGRQAYVGLKNQWGTLSFGNQLDMTEEMVYLYNVSAWGSGYAIHQGDFDRFNGDRLPNSVKFLSNEFAGFMFGGMYSFGNVAGDFHQDSAWSVGAHYANGPFTMGAAYTQLNNPHGIYAFDPYAMLGVHTFLGQQTVTVDPATGARTDLFSSNPFPVDKQGTFGVGSSYAIGDVTLMGNFTYTTIKGLGVTSHMKVGEGGASWQVTPAFSVIGGYQYTNFEGHHWNQGSLGAHYLLSKRTDVYISGDYLKASSGVDAVIGYSFTPSTTTTQADVRIGMRHSF; encoded by the coding sequence ATGAAAAAACTGAATGCCGCAGCACTGACAGGCGTCGCGCTCGCGCTCGCTGGAATGTCGAACGCGAGTCACGCGCAGAGCAGTGTCACGTTGTATGGGATCATCGACGCGGGCATTACCTGGGTCAACAATACAGGTGGCTCGCACGTCGTGAAGTTCGACGACGGCATCTCATACGGCAACCGCTTCGGCATCAAGGGCACGGAAGATCTGGGCGGCGGCTTGCAGGCGGTGTTCACGCTCGAAAGCGGTTTTCACCTCGGCAATGGGCAACTGGGTTTCGGTAGCGCGCTATTTGGGCGTCAGGCTTATGTGGGGCTGAAGAACCAATGGGGCACGCTGTCGTTCGGCAATCAGCTGGATATGACAGAAGAGATGGTGTACCTGTACAACGTCTCGGCGTGGGGGAGCGGCTACGCGATTCACCAGGGCGACTTCGACCGCTTCAATGGCGACCGTCTGCCCAATTCGGTGAAGTTCCTGTCGAATGAATTCGCGGGCTTCATGTTCGGCGGCATGTACTCGTTCGGCAACGTCGCGGGCGATTTCCACCAGGACAGCGCATGGAGCGTCGGTGCGCACTATGCGAATGGACCGTTCACGATGGGCGCGGCCTATACACAGTTGAACAATCCGCACGGCATCTACGCCTTCGATCCGTACGCGATGCTCGGTGTACACACTTTCCTCGGCCAGCAGACGGTTACCGTCGATCCGGCGACAGGTGCGAGAACTGATCTCTTTTCGAGCAACCCATTTCCTGTCGATAAGCAGGGCACCTTCGGCGTCGGCTCGAGCTATGCGATCGGCGACGTGACGCTGATGGGCAACTTCACCTATACGACGATCAAGGGCCTGGGCGTCACGTCGCACATGAAGGTGGGTGAAGGCGGCGCGAGCTGGCAGGTGACACCGGCGTTCAGCGTGATCGGCGGCTACCAGTACACGAACTTCGAAGGACATCACTGGAATCAGGGCTCGCTGGGCGCGCACTATCTGCTGTCCAAGCGCACGGACGTCTATATTTCTGGCGACTACCTAAAGGCGTCGAGCGGCGTGGATGCCGTGATCGGCTATAGCTTCACGCCGTCCACCACGACGACACAGGCCGATGTGCGTATCGGCATGCGGCACTCGTTCTGA
- a CDS encoding GlxA family transcriptional regulator, with translation MPEDISFLLLPGFSALGFMSAIEPLRVANRFRENLYRWHILSVDGAPVAASNGISMNAEAAFGDVDHARTVFIVAGFDPLACYNRALGDWLRRLDHAHATLGGIDTGAFILAEAGLLRATDSVTLHWEALSAFRERYPSVDASEELFEIGARRITCAGGTASIDMMLDLISRSHGAALASSISEQFVVSRIRQRSDHQRMEIAARYGVHNRKLIQVIGVMEQNMEEPLAPADLAQEIGVTRRQLERLFCSSLKDTPTHFYLQLRLDRARELLRQTDMSITAICVACGFESPSHFSRTYRARFGTSPRSDRSPLRQTAGGNANTTLETAVP, from the coding sequence ATGCCCGAAGACATTTCGTTCCTGCTGCTACCGGGCTTTTCGGCTCTTGGCTTCATGTCGGCCATCGAGCCTTTGCGCGTCGCGAACCGCTTTCGCGAGAACCTGTACCGCTGGCATATCCTGAGCGTGGACGGCGCGCCCGTCGCCGCGAGCAACGGCATTTCGATGAATGCCGAAGCCGCCTTCGGCGATGTCGATCACGCGCGAACGGTCTTTATCGTCGCGGGGTTCGATCCGCTCGCGTGCTACAACCGCGCGCTCGGCGACTGGCTCCGGCGGCTCGACCACGCGCACGCGACGCTCGGCGGCATCGACACGGGTGCCTTTATTCTGGCCGAAGCGGGACTGCTGCGCGCAACCGACAGCGTGACCTTGCATTGGGAAGCGCTCTCCGCCTTCCGCGAGCGCTACCCGTCGGTGGATGCGAGCGAAGAGCTATTCGAGATCGGCGCGCGACGCATCACGTGCGCGGGCGGCACCGCGTCGATCGACATGATGCTCGACCTGATTTCGCGCAGCCACGGTGCGGCGCTCGCTTCGTCGATCTCAGAGCAATTCGTCGTGAGCCGCATTCGCCAGCGCTCCGATCATCAGCGCATGGAAATCGCCGCGCGTTACGGCGTGCATAACCGCAAGCTGATTCAGGTGATCGGCGTGATGGAACAGAACATGGAAGAACCGCTTGCGCCTGCCGATCTCGCGCAGGAAATCGGCGTCACGCGCAGACAGCTGGAGCGGCTTTTCTGTTCATCCCTAAAGGACACACCGACCCATTTCTATCTGCAATTGCGGCTGGATCGTGCGCGCGAGCTTTTGAGGCAGACCGATATGTCGATTACGGCAATCTGTGTCGCGTGCGGATTCGAGTCGCCGTCGCACTTCTCGCGGACCTATCGCGCGCGGTTCGGCACGAGTCCGCGCAGCGACCGGAGTCCGCTGCGTCAGACCGCCGGTGGCAATGCCAATACGACACTGGAGACCGCAGTGCCTTGA
- a CDS encoding choline ABC transporter substrate-binding protein → MIIKAVSACLAGLLAALSLPALAQDPPSCRAVHFADIGWTDITSTTALASTVFEGLGYQPVTTVASVPISFAGLKSKQLDVSLGYWWPVQEKAIAPFVDAKSINVLQPPNLTGARATFAVPTYEYDAGLKTFADIAKHRAELDGKIYGIEPGSSANAAIQKMIATNQFGLGGFKLIESSEAGMLVTVDRAVREKKWVVFLGWQPHPMNIQLDMKYLSGSEGVFGPNDGEARVYTLTSPDFLTRCPNAGKLVSNLRFTTQLENVVMQSVMNKEKPAEAAKAYLKKNPQVLDEWLAGVKTYDGKDGLPAVKAYLGL, encoded by the coding sequence TTGATCATCAAAGCCGTTTCCGCATGTCTTGCCGGCCTTCTGGCCGCACTGTCGCTGCCCGCGCTCGCGCAGGACCCGCCGAGCTGCCGTGCCGTCCATTTCGCGGATATCGGCTGGACCGACATCACGTCGACGACGGCGCTCGCGTCGACAGTATTCGAAGGGCTGGGTTATCAGCCGGTGACGACGGTGGCGTCCGTGCCAATCTCGTTTGCCGGGTTGAAGAGCAAGCAGCTCGACGTCTCGCTCGGCTACTGGTGGCCCGTGCAGGAAAAGGCGATTGCGCCGTTCGTCGATGCGAAGTCGATCAACGTCTTGCAGCCGCCCAATCTGACGGGCGCGAGGGCGACGTTTGCCGTGCCCACTTACGAATACGACGCGGGATTGAAGACTTTCGCCGATATCGCGAAGCATCGCGCGGAACTCGACGGAAAGATCTATGGCATCGAGCCGGGCAGCAGCGCGAATGCCGCAATCCAGAAGATGATCGCGACCAACCAGTTCGGTCTGGGCGGATTCAAGCTGATCGAATCGAGCGAAGCGGGCATGCTCGTGACCGTCGACCGTGCGGTGCGCGAGAAGAAATGGGTGGTCTTTCTCGGCTGGCAGCCGCATCCGATGAACATTCAGCTCGATATGAAGTACCTGAGCGGGAGCGAGGGCGTATTCGGTCCGAACGATGGCGAAGCGCGTGTCTATACGCTGACGTCGCCGGACTTCCTGACGCGCTGCCCGAATGCGGGAAAGCTCGTGAGCAATCTTCGCTTTACCACGCAGCTCGAGAACGTCGTGATGCAGTCGGTGATGAACAAGGAGAAACCGGCCGAAGCCGCTAAAGCGTACTTGAAAAAGAATCCGCAAGTACTCGACGAATGGCTTGCAGGCGTCAAGACGTATGACGGCAAGGATGGCTTGCCTGCCGTGAAGGCTTATCTCGGTCTTTGA
- a CDS encoding 3-keto-5-aminohexanoate cleavage protein, giving the protein MNHEVIVTCAVTGAGDTVGRHPAIPVTPKQIADAAIEAAKAGATVAHCHVRDPKTGRGSRDPNLYREVVDRIRSADTDVIINLTAGMGGDLEIGPGEDPMRFGAGTDLVGGLTRLAHVEELLPEICTLDCGTLNFGDGDYIYVSTPAQLRAGAKRIQELGVKPELEIFDTGHLWFANQLLKEGLLDAPPMFQLCLGIPWGAPADTTTMKAMVDNLPPGAQWAGFGIGRMQMPMVAQAMLLGGHVRVGLEDNIWLDKGVPASNGSLVTRAVEIIERLGGRALTPAEGRKKLGLPARGERLLEKRAAEQFA; this is encoded by the coding sequence ATGAACCATGAAGTGATCGTGACCTGCGCCGTCACGGGTGCAGGCGACACCGTCGGCAGGCATCCCGCCATTCCCGTCACGCCCAAACAGATCGCCGATGCCGCGATCGAAGCCGCAAAAGCAGGCGCAACCGTCGCGCACTGCCACGTCCGCGATCCGAAAACGGGACGCGGCAGCCGCGATCCGAATCTGTATCGCGAGGTCGTCGACCGTATTCGTTCCGCGGATACGGACGTCATCATCAATCTGACGGCGGGCATGGGCGGGGACCTGGAGATCGGTCCCGGCGAAGACCCGATGCGCTTCGGCGCGGGCACCGATCTGGTCGGCGGCCTGACGCGGCTTGCGCATGTCGAAGAGCTTTTGCCGGAAATCTGCACGCTCGATTGCGGCACGCTCAATTTCGGCGACGGCGACTATATCTACGTGTCGACGCCCGCTCAATTGCGGGCGGGCGCGAAGCGCATTCAGGAACTCGGCGTCAAGCCGGAACTGGAGATCTTCGATACGGGCCACCTGTGGTTCGCCAATCAATTGCTGAAAGAAGGTCTGCTCGATGCGCCGCCGATGTTTCAACTGTGCCTCGGTATTCCGTGGGGCGCGCCCGCCGATACGACGACGATGAAGGCGATGGTCGACAACCTGCCGCCGGGCGCGCAATGGGCGGGTTTCGGCATCGGCCGGATGCAGATGCCGATGGTCGCGCAGGCGATGCTGCTCGGCGGTCACGTGCGCGTGGGTCTCGAAGACAACATCTGGCTCGACAAGGGCGTGCCTGCGAGCAATGGCTCGCTGGTCACGCGCGCCGTTGAAATCATCGAACGGCTCGGCGGCCGCGCGCTGACACCGGCGGAAGGCCGCAAGAAACTCGGCTTGCCCGCACGTGGCGAACGGCTGCTCGAAAAGCGCGCCGCAGAACAGTTCGCCTAG
- a CDS encoding L-carnitine dehydrogenase, which translates to MAVITDIKTFAAIGAGVIGSGWVARALAHGLDVIAWDPAPGAEKQLRDNVANAWPALERVGLAAGASQERLRFVKTIEACVADADFIQESAPEREELKLALHEQISRAAKPDAIIASSTSGLLPSDFYARALHPERCIVGHPFNPVYLLPLVEVLGGEQTAPSTIDAAMSIYRALGMRPLHVRKEVPGFIADRLLEALWREALHLVDEGVATTGEIDDAIRFGAGIRWSFMGTFLTYTLAGGDAGMRHFMQQFGPALELPWTKLVAPKLTDQLIDRVVDGTAEQVGPRSIKQLERYRDECITNVLSAIAETKARHGLRADE; encoded by the coding sequence ATGGCAGTGATTACGGATATCAAGACTTTTGCAGCAATCGGCGCAGGTGTGATCGGCAGCGGCTGGGTGGCGCGCGCGCTCGCGCATGGGCTCGACGTCATTGCATGGGACCCGGCGCCGGGCGCGGAGAAGCAGTTGCGCGACAACGTCGCGAATGCATGGCCTGCGCTCGAACGTGTCGGACTCGCGGCGGGGGCTTCGCAGGAGCGTCTGCGTTTCGTGAAGACGATTGAAGCGTGCGTCGCGGATGCCGACTTCATTCAGGAAAGCGCGCCTGAACGCGAGGAATTGAAGCTTGCGTTGCATGAACAGATCAGCCGCGCCGCGAAGCCCGATGCGATCATCGCATCGTCGACATCGGGCCTGCTGCCTAGCGATTTCTATGCACGCGCGTTGCACCCCGAGCGCTGTATCGTCGGGCATCCGTTCAACCCTGTGTATCTGTTGCCGCTTGTCGAAGTGCTGGGCGGTGAGCAAACCGCGCCTTCGACCATCGACGCCGCAATGAGCATCTATCGCGCGCTCGGCATGCGGCCGCTGCATGTGCGCAAGGAAGTGCCGGGCTTTATCGCCGACCGACTGCTCGAAGCGCTATGGCGCGAGGCGCTGCATCTCGTCGATGAAGGTGTCGCGACGACGGGGGAAATCGACGATGCGATCCGCTTCGGCGCGGGCATCCGCTGGTCGTTCATGGGGACGTTCCTTACCTATACGCTGGCTGGCGGCGACGCAGGCATGCGGCATTTCATGCAGCAATTCGGGCCCGCGCTGGAATTGCCGTGGACGAAACTCGTCGCGCCGAAGCTGACGGATCAGTTGATCGATCGCGTGGTGGACGGGACGGCGGAGCAGGTCGGTCCGCGTTCCATCAAGCAACTCGAACGCTATCGCGACGAATGCATCACGAACGTGCTGTCCGCGATTGCCGAAACGAAAGCGCGTCATGGCTTGAGGGCCGACGAATAA
- a CDS encoding thioesterase family protein: MPRHAELPAYHDVVRAEWVDYNGHLRDAFYMLIFSFATDALIEQIGLDDAVRKARGRSIYTLEAHIHYLHEIKEGARVRVEMRVLAHDAKRMHLYLEMFADDGTEAVAAGEQMLLHVDTSGPRSAVFDSDVEARVRALVDAQAALPAPRYAGRVIGLPGQTRK, from the coding sequence ATGCCGCGACACGCGGAATTGCCTGCGTATCACGACGTCGTGCGCGCCGAGTGGGTCGACTACAACGGCCATCTGCGCGACGCGTTCTATATGCTGATTTTCAGCTTCGCCACCGATGCGCTGATCGAGCAGATCGGCCTCGACGACGCGGTGCGCAAAGCGCGTGGCCGCTCGATCTACACACTCGAAGCGCACATCCACTATCTGCACGAAATCAAGGAAGGCGCGCGAGTGCGGGTCGAGATGCGCGTACTCGCGCATGACGCCAAGCGCATGCACCTGTACCTCGAAATGTTCGCGGACGATGGCACTGAAGCCGTCGCGGCGGGCGAGCAGATGCTGTTGCACGTCGATACCAGCGGGCCGCGTTCAGCGGTGTTCGACAGCGATGTCGAAGCGCGCGTGCGCGCGCTCGTCGATGCGCAAGCGGCGCTGCCTGCGCCCCGATACGCGGGGCGCGTGATTGGCTTGCCAGGGCAAACGCGTAAATAG
- a CDS encoding alpha/beta hydrolase: MLEPEMAEFVECTKGLYPRDRSASTIAEQRAVYERYAAAFTPPLPDGVTTHDAPFTSPDGHTFDVRLYAPAERTRSAGTVLYFHGGGFVVGSLDSHDLITARIAADTGLCVVAVDYRLAPDHPAPAAHDDCVAVTRAALDGRLPFGPLPRSLQLAGDSAGGTLAASVAMRLRDEGKAGVRSVALVYPMLGIEPQLPARDSEADAPMLTLADVRRYGALYWASQARDHAWTVPLEASRYDGLPPTLAIGVEHDPLRDDARVFAERIRAAGGQASTPVGIGLVHGSWRALATSPGVQWMHREVCRFLVEHAAG, encoded by the coding sequence ATGCTCGAACCTGAGATGGCTGAATTCGTCGAGTGCACGAAGGGTCTTTATCCGCGCGATCGATCGGCATCGACAATTGCCGAACAGCGAGCGGTGTACGAGCGGTACGCCGCCGCGTTCACGCCGCCATTGCCCGATGGCGTGACGACTCACGATGCGCCTTTCACATCGCCTGATGGACATACGTTCGACGTGCGCCTGTATGCGCCCGCTGAGCGCACGCGGTCGGCGGGCACGGTGCTGTATTTTCATGGCGGCGGCTTCGTCGTCGGGTCGCTCGACAGTCACGATCTGATCACGGCGCGCATCGCGGCGGATACAGGGTTGTGCGTGGTGGCCGTCGATTATCGGCTTGCGCCCGATCATCCCGCGCCTGCTGCTCACGACGATTGCGTCGCCGTCACGCGCGCCGCGCTCGATGGCCGCCTGCCGTTCGGTCCGCTACCGCGTTCGCTGCAACTGGCAGGCGACAGCGCGGGCGGCACGCTCGCGGCGAGTGTCGCGATGCGTCTGCGCGACGAAGGGAAAGCGGGCGTGCGCAGCGTCGCGCTGGTTTATCCGATGCTGGGCATCGAACCGCAATTGCCCGCGCGCGATTCGGAAGCCGATGCGCCGATGCTCACGCTCGCCGATGTGCGACGCTACGGCGCGCTGTATTGGGCGAGTCAGGCGCGCGATCACGCGTGGACCGTTCCGCTCGAAGCATCACGCTATGATGGATTGCCGCCGACGCTCGCGATCGGCGTCGAGCACGATCCATTGCGCGACGATGCCCGCGTCTTTGCCGAGCGCATCCGCGCGGCGGGAGGACAGGCGAGTACGCCCGTCGGCATCGGTCTCGTGCACGGATCGTGGCGCGCGCTGGCGACGAGTCCCGGCGTGCAGTGGATGCATCGCGAAGTGTGCCGCTTCCTCGTCGAACACGCGGCCGGTTGA
- a CDS encoding DUF3331 domain-containing protein, producing the protein MTTLECLPLMGANGLRIEILEHSDTTLVIRWIEPGRCHYGEQRWRRRSAHTSGTCAVSRRKIRRGDAVFKPAERPAPANASAMIAAEVLEHAFAA; encoded by the coding sequence ATGACCACCCTGGAGTGTTTACCGTTGATGGGCGCTAACGGGTTGCGCATCGAGATTCTCGAACACTCTGACACGACGCTGGTAATCCGCTGGATCGAACCCGGCCGCTGCCATTATGGCGAGCAACGCTGGCGCCGCCGCTCCGCGCATACGTCGGGCACTTGCGCCGTTTCGCGCAGAAAGATCCGGCGCGGCGACGCCGTCTTCAAACCGGCCGAACGCCCCGCTCCCGCGAACGCCTCCGCCATGATCGCGGCCGAAGTGCTTGAGCACGCATTCGCTGCATAA
- a CDS encoding AI-2E family transporter, which produces MNQRPPDVPSKADMPNRRKMQRLASAALYAVMVALAIWVIRDFVPAIAWACVIAIALWPAFHRIEEHRLFKGRSTLIATVLTIAIGLLFLLPVGIGIAQAAAEAHDVIEWARDAQENGIPLPDFVQHLPFGASQIGAWWQDNLTQPLRDSPAMKGLHGGAVVTFGRHFGARAAHALMLFGFMLVTLFVIFQAGPKLSCELMKGVRRAFGYDGMHLAERMAAAVRGTVSGLVVVGIGEGALLLLAYMLTGVPHAALLGFVTAVAAMLPFCAPIVFCGAALWLFIEQGALVPAIGLAVFGFVVAFVAEHFVRPVLIGSSARLPFLLVLFGILGGAETFGLLGLFVGPALMTVLMVLWTEWVER; this is translated from the coding sequence ATGAACCAGCGCCCGCCCGACGTTCCATCCAAGGCCGACATGCCGAACCGCCGCAAGATGCAGCGGCTGGCTTCGGCCGCGCTGTATGCCGTGATGGTGGCGCTGGCGATCTGGGTGATCCGCGATTTCGTGCCGGCCATTGCGTGGGCTTGCGTGATCGCGATTGCGCTGTGGCCGGCATTTCACCGGATCGAAGAGCACAGGCTGTTCAAGGGGCGTTCGACGCTGATCGCGACCGTTCTGACCATCGCTATCGGCTTGCTGTTTCTGCTGCCTGTCGGAATCGGGATTGCACAGGCGGCGGCCGAGGCGCATGACGTGATCGAATGGGCGCGTGACGCGCAGGAGAACGGTATTCCGTTGCCGGACTTCGTTCAGCATCTGCCGTTTGGCGCTTCACAGATCGGGGCCTGGTGGCAGGACAACCTGACGCAGCCGCTGCGCGATTCGCCCGCGATGAAGGGATTGCACGGCGGCGCTGTCGTCACGTTCGGCCGGCATTTCGGCGCGCGGGCCGCGCACGCGCTGATGCTGTTCGGCTTCATGCTCGTCACGCTGTTCGTGATCTTTCAGGCCGGGCCGAAGCTGTCGTGCGAATTGATGAAGGGCGTGCGGCGCGCGTTCGGCTATGACGGCATGCATCTCGCCGAACGGATGGCTGCGGCTGTGCGCGGGACGGTGTCGGGGCTGGTGGTCGTCGGGATTGGCGAGGGGGCGCTGCTGTTGCTTGCCTATATGCTGACGGGGGTCCCGCACGCGGCGCTGCTCGGGTTCGTCACGGCCGTCGCCGCGATGCTGCCGTTCTGCGCGCCGATCGTATTCTGCGGCGCGGCGCTGTGGCTCTTCATCGAGCAGGGCGCGCTCGTTCCTGCGATCGGCCTTGCCGTGTTCGGTTTCGTTGTCGCGTTTGTCGCCGAGCACTTCGTGCGACCGGTGCTGATCGGCAGTTCCGCGCGGCTGCCGTTTCTGCTCGTGCTGTTCGGGATTCTAGGCGGCGCGGAGACGTTCGGGCTGCTTGGGCTATTCGTCGGCCCGGCGCTGATGACGGTGCTGATGGTGCTATGGACCGAGTGGGTCGAGCGCTGA
- a CDS encoding OpgC domain-containing protein, with translation MQASKNRLIELDFFRGLVLVFIVVDHIGGSILSRATLHAYALCDAAEVFVFLGGFATATAYASLAKRHTEADARNRFFKRSLELYRAFLITAVLMLLVSAVMSAFSIDAPNMATTDLDDMMDAPTAVLRDILLFRRQPYLASVLPMYAFFAFAVPAILPLARSKPWLLLAVSLAVWSTAPSLLPHLPVADDAQWDFNPFAWQLMFVLGVIAQTQPVYQRASAHRHGWLLTVLACGIVAAAAWFKLFVEAGPLDSSLKQNLSWLRAVNFLAIAWLVANMVRIGWVRALAQRLPWVGLVGRKGLLCFVAGTVISLVVDSLLYTATDGYLNVPLGLVADAVAIGSLFAVAKVSVPISRVLTLRLRGSGPA, from the coding sequence ATGCAGGCATCGAAAAACCGTCTGATCGAACTGGACTTCTTCCGAGGGCTGGTTCTTGTATTTATCGTCGTCGACCACATCGGCGGCAGCATCCTGTCGCGCGCGACGCTGCACGCGTACGCGCTGTGCGACGCGGCCGAAGTCTTCGTCTTCCTCGGTGGATTCGCGACGGCCACGGCCTACGCGTCGCTGGCGAAGCGCCACACGGAAGCCGACGCACGAAACCGCTTCTTCAAGCGCTCACTCGAGCTGTATAGGGCGTTTCTGATCACGGCCGTCCTGATGCTGCTCGTAAGCGCCGTGATGAGCGCGTTCAGCATCGACGCGCCCAACATGGCCACGACCGATCTCGACGACATGATGGACGCGCCCACGGCCGTCCTGCGCGACATCCTGCTGTTCCGTCGCCAGCCGTATCTGGCGTCGGTGTTGCCCATGTATGCATTCTTCGCGTTTGCCGTGCCCGCCATCCTGCCGCTCGCGCGCAGCAAGCCGTGGCTGCTGCTGGCGGTCAGCCTCGCCGTGTGGTCGACTGCGCCGTCGTTGCTGCCGCATCTGCCCGTCGCGGACGATGCGCAATGGGACTTCAATCCCTTCGCGTGGCAGTTGATGTTCGTGCTTGGCGTGATCGCGCAGACGCAGCCCGTTTATCAGCGCGCGAGTGCGCACCGCCACGGGTGGCTATTGACCGTGCTCGCCTGCGGCATCGTCGCAGCTGCCGCCTGGTTCAAGCTATTCGTGGAAGCGGGGCCGCTGGACAGCAGCCTGAAACAGAATCTGTCGTGGCTGCGCGCGGTGAATTTCCTCGCGATCGCATGGCTCGTCGCGAATATGGTGCGCATTGGCTGGGTGCGAGCGCTCGCGCAGCGCCTGCCGTGGGTCGGACTCGTCGGGCGCAAGGGCCTGTTGTGCTTTGTCGCGGGGACGGTGATCTCGCTTGTGGTCGACTCGCTGCTCTACACGGCCACCGACGGCTATCTGAATGTCCCGCTCGGCCTCGTCGCCGACGCCGTCGCGATCGGCTCGCTGTTCGCCGTCGCCAAAGTATCGGTGCCGATCTCGCGCGTGCTGACGCTGCGCCTGCGCGGCTCGGGCCCCGCCTGA